A genomic window from Plasmodium reichenowi strain SY57 chromosome 6, whole genome shotgun sequence includes:
- a CDS encoding hypothetical protein (conserved Plasmodium protein, unknown function) — translation MIPFYFFFFLLAFICIKKSDEKKIGEQYEYINLLSDKEYRNKLLALRKRTFNTKNTKINNNNNNNNNNNNNNNSNSNSNSYSNNVNDIYNKKNYVFCFYGACGYDKRNVLEKIFHIILEEDQLVNLGYNQRLGIWFGKDKDENLNMILDIDLLENKEFIEKNNETIYNYEKLIETILRTTNTIIIPLSYEDIQCIPHVSNKNNKIIDGKNKKYNNLKYKLPIKMELFLNELNRKIEEEEEEEEEKKKNETDYLNGKHILGKKKNNIYFIFLNNEKENKRNYTYNNNFIEEIKLRYNNLNFYFMNEKEINLSLLKSNNLSECITLIDNIEHALKDMNTFKNFSDFNKTCVYNTYVIEESYIKTLNYFDKYFYTYEKNITMGKIINKYNILSNELIKNSLLLFNLLTLEQSGTKFKQIIFAKLKNRFQMSIRRQILKQLLLLEKKYIEKGKDIILNKYYIKNDKELIDNEPNQLDILKKTLNSQIKQDIQSLIHKQFYNEPHFNNTINQFIYQLEDKLDHTLNNYYELNKSPFKKIFEKKKNNQINQKKKKTSIFPSINMNLTLTSLIRKSGLGNLQSYFVYDLGFLTFVFGLLNDRDTPEVQQQGAHVPFFKFQPKINLKLNFK, via the coding sequence ATGAtacctttttattttttcttttttcttttggcttttatatgtataaaaaaatcaGATGAGAAGAAAATAGGTGAGCAGTATGAATACATAAATTTGTTATCGGATAAGGAATACCGTAACAAATTACTGGCTCTGAGGAAAAGAACatttaatacaaaaaacaccaagataaataataataataataataataataataataataataataataatagtaatagtaatagtaatagttatagtaataatgtcaatgatatatataataagaaaaattatgttTTTTGCTTCTATGGAGCTTGTGGATATGACAAAAGAAATGTTctagaaaaaatatttcatataatattagaAGAGGATCAACTAGTTAATTTAGGATATAATCAAAGATTAGGCATATGGTTTGGTAAGGATAAGGATGAGAATTTAAATATGATCCTTGATATCGATTTATTAGAAAATAAGGAATTTATTGAGAAGAATAATGAAaccatatataattatgaaaagTTAATTGAAACGATCTTAAGAACAACAAATACTATTATAATCCCGTTATCATATGAAGACATACAATGTATACCTCATgtatcaaataaaaataataaaattattgatggaaaaaataaaaaatataataatttaaaatataaacttCCTATTAAAATggaattatttttaaacgAATTAAATCGTAAAatagaagaagaagaagaagaagaagaagaaaaaaaaaaaaatgagaCTGATTATTTGAATGGTAAACATATATTAggtaaaaagaaaaataatatatattttatttttcttaataatGAGAAAGAgaataaaagaaattatacatataataataattttatagaagaaataaaattaagatataataatttaaatttttattttatgaatgaaaaggaaataaatttatctttattaaaatCTAATAATTTAAGTGAATGTATTACATTAATAGATAATATAGAACATGCTCTTAAAGATATGAATACTTTTAAGAATTTTTCAGACTTTAATAAAACATGTGTATATAACACATATGTTATAGAAGAATCATATATCAAAacattaaattattttgataaatacttttatacatatgaaaaaaatattaccATGGGAAAaatcataaataaatataatatattatctaatgaacttataaaaaattctcttcttttatttaatttattaactCTTGAACAAAGTGGTACAAAatttaaacaaataatttttgcaaaattgaaaaataGATTTCAAATGTCTATACGTAGacaaatattaaaacaattattattattagaaaagaaatatatagaaaaaggaaaagatattatattaaataaatattatattaaaaatgataagGAATTAATAGATAATGAACCGAATCaattagatatattaaaaaaaactttAAATAGTCAGATAAAACAAGATATACAATCATTAATACATAAACAATTTTATAATGAACcacattttaataatacaataaatCAATTTATTTATCAACTTGAGGATAAATTAGATCAtacattaaataattattatgaattaaataaaagcccttttaaaaaaatatttgaaaaaaaaaaaaataaccAAATTAatcaaaagaaaaaaaaaacatcTATATTCCCATCAATTAACATGAACTTAACCTTAACATCACTTATAAGAAAAAGTGGACTCGGAAATTTACAAAGCTATTTTGTATATGATCTAGGATTCTTAACATTTGTATTTGGATTACTCAACGATAGGGATACACCAGAAGTGCAGCAGCAAGGAGCACATGTCCCATTCTTTAAATTCCAGccaaaaattaatttaaaattaaattttaagTAA
- a CDS encoding anaphase promoting complex subunit, putative, whose amino-acid sequence MVHITVKRIHAVARWKWIGSTIDSVCAICNSSLENTCTTCMRPGNGCPPAFGKCGHHFHLHCMEKWIKQNKLTCPCCRADWYYETQQLN is encoded by the coding sequence atGGTCCATATTACAGTAAAAAGAATCCATGCAGTTGCAAGATGGAAATGGATTGGTTCAACAATAGATAGTGTGTGTGCAATTTGTAATAGTTCTTTAGAAAATACATGTACTACTTGTATGCGTCCAGGAAATGGTTGTCCTCCTGCTTTTGGAAAATGTGGtcatcattttcatttacaTTGTATGGAAAAATGGATAAAGCAGAACAAATTAACATGTCCTTGTTGTAGAGCCGATTGGTATTACGAGACTCAACAGTtgaattaa
- a CDS encoding SNF2 helicase, putative: protein MRIRKTWCTLCRENFEEGDECIQCKQCKKKFHRECLQAEGLMDNEQLKDIKNYVCYQCINEDDDIPENEDRCKICREKSANLILLLCDGCPNSYHVSCLGLAAEPESEKWYCPICKPDDHKNLDVRRMRKGFVLDNMNGEHVNSSTCYVCQRPGKLLGCDFCPNSFHPTCLPDLDFDNISDQWECPCCKNEDPLLNQGHKRWTKNEIQEIMKKRQRELGFWRSKIIKYRNRFLLAHRKDLQPFVNPRVFSNLTKTFKNDYFHTKGSSNNKKSNKYDNDKYNSKKDVDMDSKEFNEFISSLEDEAHQNACKFIESVFLSVYYPNGRKIERRPLVDNVQLKPHQEDGVEWLLKSFLTGGAILADEMGLGKTIQTLCFLSYLKCNKIDGPHLIVVPLSTVGNWLREIHRFTPHLTCIKICGSKNERTHAKEDRLAEKGLYDLYVTTYETVKNEEEFFVETIPKWQCIVLDEAHRIKNQSGAIRHSMDRVVGNMRLLLTGTPLQNNSAELFTLINFMFPDIFKNSEIIEQAFMNASQNNKNKNNNNNNNNKDEKNNNNDNNNDDDGGGASTSGNNTSKVNVNIGNIDLKSAIKEEDLKSIRCLLDKIMLRRLKEQAITLPKKIFHDVWLPLGSLSAHWYKRLLDIRSMVEEKVSVKKLLGLVIKMRIICGHPKGIVSRPSQMEKLFAFFEEESEDIKEQVKNDALKLKNISGEEHIESSSKLIFIDKLLCQLHYENCKYVKNYASSYEKHKKEVAAYNYHKIQEQTNAQKKKREHSGKFKKIEALENSPLFMEIYNKGKFDLKPTSQKEDMLKGFMHSVPVDNECPYKKKRCIYDKVKEYVKNNSNIKHKGRARLISDNKNNKNNDNSDDEDEDDDDEEEDDDDDNDDDDEVNYYNKRKDKKKKVISDDDENSNDDNKSEDINNDDNKDITKNDNNGNFSDNNNNNNNNNINDDQNDDNIFSLHDSSKINNNIKEFLKSEKMEMSNNTDKINEDSTVGVTDKGDNKLDDFDMLKREEKEKHDGYMKEEGEEDDEEDVITHKNGTQLNIDNNNNNNNNNNNNINNVTDIKLQTDEKKVVINIKNEMNDNDENGEKLGEAKMHKVLIFTQFQLVLDELEEYCKYRCWKYMRLDGSTNKLIRELDIREFNLSDSIYFIYLISTRAGGLGINLTAANHVIMYDEDWNPFIDLQAIDRAHRIGQKREVNVWKLMTEWTVEERMAFRREQKLKLDKLVVQTQDDEDMLDNFEEKLSSDEIRKLMLHGKAAIQNMDVESTNNFPLEFFIERGRQKLPIINGVDLEREEKCAIEEEINKKDDGDDILVSKNDEDDDDNSVDAKYNNNNDDDNAIDIDEVMMDEAEELETRNNTTTTNNNNNNNNNNNDVTGGSGEMINGQFASSNNQNNNNNNNNNNNDISLWRSVRERKKPQILYTPEYWGRKQEVKQIKHEYRCFICNNTKNHKAIVKDRNGNDIEIDYGDMINCFRCPKTYHKLCEGIKDENVKKTWTCSWHECCLCFRKSSQCGNLLIHCATCPTSFCYNCFPPDYVRYYVGEEYYHNLRQRGVNFTPQNWVCFLCSKCKAVEEQKKRRKMTKEERENEKQLQKELRSQLHDSKQEELEAKKRKRAQQLERDKFIIENRKRIDALDQQYEDQLRKAYENVFPNNFVKELVNRIEHAKMLKQKGIVEDNNNNNKETNKKKSTTFLHTKLPSKLLVLCENCKLPCHANYKYPGKCCYPPELDKSYYMSNTSFSQMGRDGFEKRVSEGKNDSCSSHMHFKDKVGEDSNNMKNITNILDGNKIMNSPHKGGTKCEPNDGSTTPSRNDGIKKDVMVTSTINNNSKGIIGAMLNIKSTGLNSNNSNNNNNNNNNNNNNNSYSFNENKENSPCTNKLMSDKGIEYNKNDDEDYNNNESKDKMKVVGTTFLSDGSMRFEKDSPENNMNENNNMNNHNNNEKDSPQNNNDNTSKSKTRKFLRAVCSKCGTVQLGKLAHFRKHCDKLTEEEKKEYDEKREKLKELINLLNKKKIKEEHTEEEYKNMSVFKFKSLYSNYQDKADDILEDCIRSMKWDILIADKKKIIKKEKEKEKENKKIYSKNEDDDNNNNINKKNNNISSMSLKAKLTHFLSNQPLTISSDYSDTKDIIEIRSDLTDDMKEKINDELSTISGKRKKCIVKNIKKVKKKKGNDDNDENNNNNNVDGDKKNNNKSNTSSKKKDDKDLKKLNLLINPFHEKLIKDTHNANFIRDSFNEDFLNKAKEFLRVTKSNLINNGNNNNNNNNKNKKSSSNSKNINKNNSNTKNSSNTKSSSNTKSTSNTKNKNNKNNHNNSFLESATTAEDFLRGITTGNNNIFNLVSSSNSPFDKNKKLKDDEFEKSIIQNYLNKMKNSLKNSSHLDKNTIKEKLKELNYVNSRSNSNTKNNMNTNINNNNNNNSNNNQHTITAQENSLRFAKEIFKNGAFDKNGNFKLYSNKGNLCNTNKDIVHLLKSNEQIENMNTNSGYSINDFNLDIFNIDKNIKCEDLEKKLLNLCASTNLMNKKNIQHDNNKKEDNNKNYMLDSKNKNKQFLFKKDNTQQQEAFLSNISKAKKESSNSRKRVVEDVNVDYDIKKITNTSENSGPNKVQEYILYRRNTSSVMSNVINNNDKSKTVRNDDEDDDDDEDDDRDEDDGDEDDGDEDDEDEDDEDKNESSNYNNNKKKKTNNSSRNSSNNNSSNKNKNNKSGNDIHQASNLLYQNLLNNPQSLLQHLNLEDVKNFLKAADRSNNDNLPEIN from the coding sequence ATGAGAATAAGAAAAACATGGTGTACGTTATGTCGTGAAAATTTCGAAGAGGGGGATGAGTGTATCCAATGTAAGCAATGTAAGAAAAAGTTTCATAGAGAATGTTTACAAGCAGAAGGTTTAATGGATAATGAACAATTAAAAGACATAAAGAATTATGTATGTTATCAATGTATAAATGAGGATGATGATATACCAGAGAATGAGGATAGATGTAAAATATGTCGTGAGAAATCAGCAAATttgattttattattatgtgaTGGATGTCCAAATAGTTACCATGTTAGTTGTTTAGGTTTAGCAGCAGAACCCGAATCAGAAAAATGGTATTGTCCAATATGTAAACCAGATgatcataaaaatttagATGTAAGAAGAATGAGAAAAGGTTTTGTACTTGACAATATGAATGGGGAACATGTAAATTCTTCAACTTGTTATGTGTGTCAAAGACCTGGTAAATTATTAGGTTGTGATTTTTGTCCGAATTCATTTCATCCAACATGTTTACCAGATTTAGattttgataatatttCTGATCAATGGGAATGTCCTTGTtgtaaaaatgaagatCCTTTATTAAATCAAGGACACAAGAGATGGACAAAAAACGAAATACAAgaaattatgaaaaaaagaCAAAGAGAGTTAGGTTTTTGGAGATctaaaataataaaatatcgTAATCGGTTTTTATTAGCACATCGTAAAGATTTACAACCATTTGTAAATCCACGTGTGTTCTCTAATTTAACaaaaacatttaaaaatgattattTCCATACAAAAGgtagtagtaataataaaaaatctaataaatatgataatgataaatataattcaaaaaaagATGTAGATATGGATTCAAAAGAATTCAATGAatttatatcttctttAGAAGATGAAGCTCATCAAAATGCATGTAAATTTATAGAATCCGTTTTCTTAAGTGTATATTATCCAAATGGAAGAAAAATTGAAAGAAGACCACTCGTAGATAATGTTCAATTAAAACCTCATCAAGAAGATGGGGTAGAATGGTTATtaaaatcatttttaaCAGGAGGAGCAATATTAGCGGATGAAATGGGTTTAGGAAAAACTATACAAACCTTATgttttttatcatatttaaaatgtaataaaatagatGGTCCTCATTTAATTGTCGTACCTTTATCAACGGTAGGAAATTGGTTAAGAGAAATTCATAGATTTACACCACATTTAACTTGTATTAAAATATGTGGTTctaaaaatgaaagaaCACATGCAAAAGAAGATCGGTTAGCTGAGAAAGgattatatgatttatatgTAACTACATACGAAACAgtaaaaaatgaagaagaatTTTTCGTAGAAACAATACCAAAATGGCAATGTATAGTATTAGATGAAGCACATAGAATTAAAAATCAAAGTGGTGCAATAAGACATTCAATGGATAGAGTAGTAGGAAATATGcgattattattaacagGAACACCACTTCAAAACAATTCAGCAgaattatttacattaattaattttatgtttcctgatatatttaaaaattcaGAAATAATAGAACAAGCATTTATGAATGCTtcacaaaataataagaacaaaaataataataataataataataataaagatgaaaaaaataataataatgataataataatgatgatgatggTGGTGGTGCTAGTACATCAGGTAATAATACATCCAAAGTAAATGTTAATATTGGCAATATAGATCTAAAATCAGctataaaagaagaagattTAAAATCAATACGTTGTTTGTTAGATAAAATTATGTTAAGACGTTTAAAAGAACAAGCTATAACACttccaaaaaaaatatttcatgATGTGTGGTTACCATTAGGTAGTTTATCTGCACATTGGTATAAAAGATTATTAGATATAAGATCTATGGTTGAAGAAAAAGTTAGTgtaaagaaattattaggtttagttataaaaatgagAATTATATGTGGACATCCAAAAGGTATAGTAAGTAGACCATCCCAAATGGAAAAATTGTTCGCATTTTTTGAAGAAGAAAGTGAAGACATAAAAGAACAAGTAAAAAATGATgcattaaaattaaaaaatatatctgGTGAAGAACATATAGAATCTTCATCCAAGTTAATTTTTATTGATAAGTTATTATGTCAATTACATTATGAAAATTGtaaatatgttaaaaattATGCATCGAGTTAtgaaaaacataaaaaagaagTCGCTgcttataattatcataaaataCAAGAACAAACTAATGctcagaaaaaaaaaagagagCATTCTggaaaatttaaaaaaattgaagCATTAGAAAATAGTCCCTTATTTatggaaatatataataaggGAAAATTTGATTTAAAACCCACATCTCAGAAGGAGGACATGTTAAAAGGTTTTATGCACTCAGTTCCTGTGGATAATGAATGTCCTTATAAGAAAAAGAGatgtatatatgataaGGTCAAGGAATATGTGAAgaataatagtaatataaaacataagGGTCGTGCCAGATTAATATCtgataataagaataataaaaataatgataatagtgatgatgaagatgaggatgatgatgatgaagaagaagatgatgatgatgataatgatgatgacgATGAGgtaaattattataataaaagaaaggataagaagaaaaaggTTATATctgatgatgatgaaaattCAAATGACGACAATAAGAGTGaagatattaataatgatgataacaAGGATATTACTAAAAATGATAACAATGGTAATTTtagtgataataataataataataataataataatataaatgacGATCAGAATGATGATAACATATTTAGTCTTCATGATAgttcaaaaataaataataatataaaagaatttttaAAGAGCGAAAAAATGGAAATGTCAAACAATAcagataaaataaatgaagatTCAACTGTAGGTGTTACAGATAAAGGTGATAACAAACTGGATGATTTTGATATGTTGAAAAGAgaagaaaaggaaaagcATGATGGTTATATGAAAGAAGAAGGAGAAGAGGATGACGAAGAAGATGTAATAACTCATAAAAATGGTACACAAttaaatattgataataataataataataataataataataataataatataaataatgtgACTGACATAAAATTACAAAcagatgaaaaaaaagttgttattaatataaagaaCGAGATgaatgataatgatgagAATGGTGAAAAGTTAGGTGAAGCAAAAATGCATAAAgtattaatatttacaCAATTTCAATTAGTTTTAGATGAATTAGAAGAATATTGTAAATATCGATGTTGGAAATATATGAGATTAGATGGTTCcacaaataaattaattagAGAATTAGATATAAGAGAATTTAATTTAAGCGatagtatatattttatatatttaattagTACGAGAGCAGGTGGTTTGGGTATTAATTTAACAGCAGCAAATCATGTTATAATGTATGATGAAGATTGGAATCCATTTATAGATTTACAAGCCATAGATAGAGCTCATCGTATTGGTCAGAAGAGAGAAGTAAATGTTTGGAAGTTAATGACAGAATGGACTGTTGAGGAAAGAATGGCATTTAGAAGAGAACAAAAATTGAAATTAGATAAATTGGTTGTACAAACACAAGATGATGAAGATATGTTAGATAACTttgaagaaaaattatcatCAGATGAAATAAGGAAATTAATGTTGCATGGTAAAGCAGCTATACAAAATATGGATGTTGAAAGTACAAATAATTTTCCTTTAGAATTTTTTATTGAAAGGGGTCGTCAAAAGTTACCTATAATAAATGGGGTAGATTTAGAGAGAGAGGAAAAATGTGCCATAGAAGAggaaattaataaaaaagatgatGGAGATGATATATTGGTTAGTAAAAATGATGAggatgatgatgataatagTGTTGATGCTaagtataataataacaatgatgatgataatgcTATAGATATAGATGAAGTTATGATGGATGAGGCTGAAGAATTAGAGACACGAAATAatactactactactaataataataataataataataataataataatgatgtaACTGGAGGAAGTGGTGAAATGATAAATGGTCAGTTTGCTTCAAGCAACAACCaaaacaacaacaacaataataataataataataatgatatttcGTTATGGAGATCTGTTAGAGAAAGAAAGAAACCtcaaattttatataccCCTGAATATTGGGGAAGAAAACAAGAAGTGAAACAAATTAAACATGAATATAGATGTTTTATTTGTAACAATACTAAGAATCATAAAGCTATTGTTAAAGATAGGAATGGTAATGATATTGAAATCGATTATGGTGATATGATTAATTGTTTCCGATGTCCTAAAACGTATCATAAATTATGTGAAGGCataaaagatgaaaatgTAAAGAAAACATGGACCTGTAGTTGGCATGAATGTTGTTTATGTTTTCGTAAATCATCACAATGTGGTAATTTGTTAATTCATTGTGCTACTTGTCCAACAAGTTTTTGTTATAATTGTTTTCCTCCGGATTACGTGAGATATTATGTAGGTGAAgaatattatcataatttaaGACAAAGAGGAGTTAATTTTACTCCACAAAATTGGGTATGCTTTTTATGTTCCAAATGTAAAGCTGTCGAAGAACAGAAGAAGAGAAGAAAGATGACAAAAGAAGAAAgagaaaatgaaaaacaaTTACAGAAAGAATTAAGAAGTCAGTTACATGATAGTAAACAAGAAGAATTAGAAGCTAAGAAAAGAAAGAGAGCACAACAATTAGAAAGagataaatttataatagaAAATAGAAAACGAATTGATGCTTTAGATCAACAATATGAAGATCAATTAAGAAAAGCATATGAAAATGTGTTCCCtaataattttgtaaaaGAATTAGTTAATAGAATTGAACATGCGAAGATGTTAAAACAAAAAGGTATAGtagaagataataataataataataaagagacgaataaaaaaaaatctaCAACCTTTTTACATACAAAATTACCAAGCAAATTATTAGTACTATGTGAAAATTGTAAATTACCATGTCATGctaattataaatatccTGGTAAATGTTGTTATCCTCCTGAGTTAGATAAGTCTTATTATATGTCTAATACATCTTTTAGTCAGATGGGAAGAGATGGGTTTGAAAAACGAGTAAGTGAAGGGAAGAATGATTCTTGTTCGTCACATATGCATTTCAAAGACAAGGTAGGTGAAGATAGCAATAacatgaaaaatataactaatatattagatgggaataaaataatgaatagTCCCCATAAAGGAGGTACAAAATGTGAACCAAATGATGGTTCAACAACACCTTCTAGAAATGAtggaataaaaaaagatgtAATGGTTACATCGacaataaataataatagtaaaGGCATTATAGGTGCTAtgttaaatataaagaGTACAGGATtaaatagtaataatagtaataataataataataataataataataataataataataatagttatagttttaatgaaaataaagaaaattcCCCATGTACTAATAAATTAATGTCTGACAAAGGAatagaatataataaaaatgatgatgaagattataataataacgaAAGTAAAGATAAAATGAAAGTTGTTGGTACAACTTTCTTATCTGATGGAAGTATGAGATTTGAAAAGGATTCACctgaaaataatatgaatgaaaataataatatgaataaccataataataatgaaaaagatagtccacaaaataataatgataatacaTCCAAGAGTAAAACTAGAAAATTTTTAAGAGCTGTTTGTTCAAAATGTGGTACAGTGCAGTTAGGCAAGCTAGCACATTTTAGAAAACATTGTGATAAATTAActgaagaagaaaaaaaagaatatgaTGAGAAGAGAgagaaattaaaagaattaattaatttattaaataagaaaaaaataaaagaagaacatacagaagaagaatataagaatatgtctgtttttaaatttaaGAGTTTATATAGTAATTATCAAGATAAAGCTGATGATATATTAGAAGATTGTATACGTTCAATGAAATGGGATATATTAATAGcagataaaaaaaaaataataaaaaaagaaaaagaaaaagaaaaagaaaataaaaaaatatattcaaaaaatgaggatgatgataataataataatattaataaaaagaataataatatcagTAGTATGAGTTTAAAAGCAAAATTAACTCATTTCTTATCAAATCAACCTTTAACCATAAGTTCTGATTATTCAGATACAAAAGATATTATTGAAATAAGGAGTGATTTAACAGATGatatgaaagaaaaaataaatgatgaatTATCTACCATCAGtggaaaaagaaaaaaatgtatagtaaagaatattaaaaaagttaaaaagaaaaaaggtaatgatgataatgatgaaaataacaataataataatgtggatggagataaaaagaataataataaaagtaatacttcatccaaaaaaaaagatgataaagatttaaaaaaattaaatttacTTATTAATCCGTTTcatgaaaaattaataaaagataCACACAATGCAAATTTTATAAGAGATTCATTTAATGAagattttttaaataaggCAAAAGAATTTTTACGAGTTACCAAAAgtaatttaattaataacggtaataataataataataataataataaaaataagaaaagtagtagtaatagtaaaaatattaataaaaataatagtaacACAAAAAATAGTAGTAATACAAAAAGTAGTAGTAACACAAAAAGTACTAgtaatacaaaaaataaaaataataaaaataatcataataattcCTTTTTAGAAAGTGCTACCACAGCAGAAGATTTTCTAAGGGGTATAACCACaggtaataataatatttttaatctTGTTTCATCATCCAATTCTCcttttgataaaaataaaaaattaaaagatgatgaatttgaaaaatccattatacaaaattatctaaataaaatgaagaaTTCTTTAAAGAACTCATCCCATTTAGATAAAAATActataaaagaaaaattaaaagaattaaattATGTAAATTCTCGATCAAATAGTAACACaaagaataatatgaatactaatattaataataataataataataatagtaataataatcaacATACTATTACTGCTCAGGAAAATAGCCTCAGATTTGctaaagaaatatttaaaaatggggcatttgataaaaatggaAATTTTAAATTGTACTCAAACAAAGGTAATTTGTGtaatacaaataaagatataGTACATCTTCTTAAAAGTAACGAACAAAttgaaaatatgaatacaAATTCAGGATATTCAATCAACGATTTTAATCTTGATATATTCAACattgataaaaatattaaatgtgAAGAtcttgaaaaaaaattattaaatttatgtGCAAGTACCAATTtaatgaacaaaaaaaatatacaacatgataataataaaaaagaagataataacaaaaattatatgttagatagtaaaaataaaaataaacaatttCTATTTAAAAAGGATAATACGCAGCAACAAGAGGCATTCCTTTCAAATATCTCCAAAGCAAAAAAGGAATCTAGCAATTCGAGAAAAAGGGTTGTAGAAGATGTAAATGTAgattatgatataaaaaaaattacaaataCATCTGAAAATAGTGGGCCAAATAAGGTCcaagaatatattttatatagaAGAAATACATCTAGTGTAATGTCgaatgtaataaataataatgataagaGCAAGACTGTGAGGAATGATGACGAAGATGAcgatgatgatgaagatgatgataGAGATGAAGATGATGGAGATGAAGATGATGGAGATGAAGATGACGAAGATGAAGATGACgaagataaaaatgaaagttcaaattataataataataagaaaaaaaagacaaaTAATTCAAGTAGAAATAGcagtaataataatagtagtaataaaaataaaaataataaaagtgGTAATGATATTCATCAAGCTAGTAACTTACTGTATCAAAACTTATTAAATAATCCGCAAAGTCTTTTACAGCATTTAAATTTGGAAGATGTAAAGAATTTCTTAAAAGCCGCAGACAGAAGTAATAATGATAACTTACCAGAAATTAATTAA